Within the Beduinella massiliensis genome, the region CAGTTGGCGAGGACCTGCAAAATACACAGCGTCGCGATGAGCGGTCCCGACAGGGGGACGACGATCGACAGGAAGATGCGCCATTCGCCCGCGCCGTCCAGATAAGCGCTCTCGCGAAGCGCGTCCGGAATATTGGCGTCGATATTCTGGCGAGCGAAGAAGATGCCGTATGCGTAGGCGAAACCGCCTAAAATAAGAGGCCAGTACGTGTTGAGCATTTTCCAGGAGCGATACTGTAAAAACAGAGGAACCAGGCGCGATTCAAACGGCAGCATCATCACGGCGAGAATCAGCATAAACAGCGTCTTTTTAAACGGAAATTTCCCTTTGGCGAAAGCGTAGCCGCACATCAGGGAGACGGCCACCGATATCGCCGTATTGGAAAGCGTTACCCCCAACGTGTTGAAAAAATAGCGCCAGATCGGGATCATATCAAAAGCATATGTAAAATTGTATACCGAGAGCTCGCGGGGCCAGAACCGGATGGGAAACGGAAGCCGGTCGAGGGCGAACCGGTCAAACGCAATGACAAAGGCCCACCAAACGGGGACGACGATAAAAAGCAGCAGGACGGTCAGGATCACGGAGAGGATGCGTTTTCTTCTTTTCGCGTACTTCATGTTGATCTCCCCCTCAATGGTCCCTTTGCAGGGACGCGCTCAGCTTTTGACTGAGCATGGTGACAGCGAAGATGATGACAAACAGAATCACGGCGCCGGCGGAGGACAGGCCGTAATTCGGCGTCTCAAAGCTGTATTGGTAGATGTACATCATGATCGTCTGCAGGGAGCCGCCGGGGCGGCCGGACGCGCTGTTCATGCTCAGAACGTACAGATCCGTAAAGCGGGAAAAGCTGGAGATTAAGTTCGTGAATACCAGAAACGCGAAGGTATTCACCATTTGGGGAAGGGTAATGTACCACCATTGCTGGAGCGAATTGCAGCCGTCAACCTCTGACGCCTCGTAATGCTCGCTGGGAATGGACTGGAGCCCGGCCAGCGAGATCAGCATGGCATATCCCGCGCCCTTCCACCAGGACATGATGGAGACGCCCAGCTTGGCGAACTGCGAATCGGCGAGCCAGCCGATCTTCACGTCGTGGCGCAGCAGCATGGAAAGAAAGCTGTTGAGCAGGCCGCCTTCCTGCTTCAACACCATCTGAAATAAGAGGATGACGCTAATGCCGGTCATCACGTTCGGGATGTAAAAGCTTACCCTGAAAAAGCTTTGCAGTTTTCCGCGTCCTAGGCGGTTGAGCAGCGAGGCCAGTCCAAAGCCGATGGCGATGGTGAACATGTCCAGCCCCGCGAGCGCGAAGGTGTTTGCGACCGCCCGGAGAAAGCCGCTGCTGCTGAGCAGCGTGCGGTAATTTTTAAGCCCGACGAACGTTTCGCCAAACCCCAGCACGGACACCTTGAAAA harbors:
- a CDS encoding ABC transporter permease subunit produces the protein MKYAKRRKRILSVILTVLLLFIVVPVWWAFVIAFDRFALDRLPFPIRFWPRELSVYNFTYAFDMIPIWRYFFNTLGVTLSNTAISVAVSLMCGYAFAKGKFPFKKTLFMLILAVMMLPFESRLVPLFLQYRSWKMLNTYWPLILGGFAYAYGIFFARQNIDANIPDALRESAYLDGAGEWRIFLSIVVPLSGPLIATLCILQVLANWNAYLWPLVVISDSSKQLISVGVSLFNTSVTTTYYGPRMAVALISALPLVVLFLFFQKYIVASISISGIKQ
- a CDS encoding ABC transporter permease subunit, giving the protein MKRVRKHLTWYSFLLPSLLAFFVLSYLPSFKSLYYSFFKVSVLGFGETFVGLKNYRTLLSSSGFLRAVANTFALAGLDMFTIAIGFGLASLLNRLGRGKLQSFFRVSFYIPNVMTGISVILLFQMVLKQEGGLLNSFLSMLLRHDVKIGWLADSQFAKLGVSIMSWWKGAGYAMLISLAGLQSIPSEHYEASEVDGCNSLQQWWYITLPQMVNTFAFLVFTNLISSFSRFTDLYVLSMNSASGRPGGSLQTIMMYIYQYSFETPNYGLSSAGAVILFVIIFAVTMLSQKLSASLQRDH